Proteins co-encoded in one Pseudomonadota bacterium genomic window:
- a CDS encoding integrase core domain-containing protein: MPWSETTPMYQKTQFIADYLRESLSITELCELYGISRKTAYKWIERYLQHGPSGLEDLPRKPSTCPHKTPEHVIAALLETRLRHASWGAKKLLAIGGKRHPRWPWPARSTVCDILSRNGLVAKKRRRRHVGHPGKPTTLIAAPNDVWSADFKGHFKTGDGLYCYPLTLTDGYSRYLLGCQGLLSTAVTGAKPVFTRLFKEFGLPKRIRTDNGVPFATNTLARLSSLSAWWIRLGILPELIELGKPQQNGRHERMHRTLKAETTRPPAANSRAQQRRFNHFREEFNYQRPHEALDMQTPASLYQRAPREMPNKLPPLEYPDRFELRYVSYNGGIRWNHRWVNVSITCAGEYVGLEEIDDGVWNVYFGPLKLGRLLEKHMRIETPSEG, encoded by the coding sequence ATGCCCTGGAGTGAAACAACGCCTATGTACCAAAAAACCCAATTCATTGCGGACTATCTCCGTGAAAGTTTATCGATCACAGAACTCTGCGAGCTCTACGGCATCAGCCGCAAAACCGCGTACAAATGGATAGAGCGCTATCTTCAGCACGGCCCTAGCGGCCTTGAAGATCTCCCGCGCAAGCCCAGCACCTGCCCGCACAAAACCCCCGAGCATGTAATTGCCGCTCTCCTTGAGACACGCCTTCGTCATGCCTCCTGGGGAGCGAAGAAACTGCTCGCCATCGGAGGCAAGCGCCATCCCCGCTGGCCCTGGCCCGCACGCTCGACCGTCTGCGATATTTTAAGCCGCAACGGCTTGGTTGCTAAAAAACGCCGACGCCGTCACGTCGGCCATCCCGGTAAACCGACTACCCTCATCGCTGCACCTAATGATGTCTGGAGCGCGGACTTCAAAGGCCATTTCAAAACCGGTGATGGCCTCTACTGTTACCCCCTGACCCTCACCGATGGCTATAGTCGTTATCTGCTGGGTTGCCAGGGGTTGCTTTCCACCGCTGTGACCGGCGCGAAGCCGGTGTTCACCCGCTTGTTCAAGGAATTCGGCTTACCCAAACGCATTCGCACCGATAACGGTGTGCCCTTCGCGACCAATACCCTGGCGCGATTGTCTTCGCTCTCGGCGTGGTGGATCCGTTTGGGGATCCTGCCCGAACTCATTGAACTGGGGAAACCCCAACAAAATGGGCGGCACGAAAGAATGCATCGCACCCTCAAAGCCGAAACCACTCGCCCCCCGGCCGCCAATTCGCGCGCTCAACAACGGAGATTCAACCACTTCCGCGAAGAGTTCAACTATCAACGACCCCACGAGGCCCTGGACATGCAAACACCCGCTTCCCTTTACCAACGCGCACCCCGAGAGATGCCCAATAAACTACCCCCTCTCGAATACCCAGACCGCTTTGAACTCCGCTATGTCAGCTATAATGGCGGTATTCGCTGGAATCACCGGTGGGTCAATGTCTCCATTACCTGCGCCGGAGAATACGTCGGCCTCGAAGAGATCGATGACGGGGTATGGAATGTCTACTTCGGGCCTCTCAAGCTCGGAAGACTATTAGAAAAACACATGCGTATCGAGACGCCTTCGGAAGGCTAA